One Danio rerio strain Tuebingen ecotype United States chromosome 13, GRCz12tu, whole genome shotgun sequence DNA window includes the following coding sequences:
- the hif1an gene encoding hypoxia-inducible factor 1-alpha inhibitor (The RefSeq protein has 3 substitutions compared to this genomic sequence): MAETDGAAAFTELRDPGWDGSQLRQYTFPTRQIPRLSHTDPRAEVLINNEEPVVLTDTSLVYPALKWDIPYLQENIGNGDFSVYIAENHKFLYYDEKKMVNFQDFVPKSRRIEMKFSEFVDKMHQTEEQGGKGRVYLQQTLNDTVGRKIVVDFLGFNWNWINKQQAKRNWGPLTSNLLLIGMEGNVTPAHYDEQQNFFAQIKGHKRCILFPPEQFDCLYPYPVHHPCDRQSQVDFENPDYDKFPNFKNAVGYEAVVGPGDVLYIPMYWWHHIESLLNGGETITVNFWYKGAPTPKRIEYPLKAHQKVAIMRNIEKMLGEALGDPHEVGPLLNMMIKGRYDHGLS, encoded by the exons ATGGCGGAGACCGACGGAGCCGCCGCCTTCACGGAGCTGCGCGACCCGGACTGGGATGAGTCGCAGCTTCGACAGTATACTTTTCCAACCCGACAAATACCGCGACTGTCCCATACGGATCCGCGTGCCGAGGTGCTCATCAATAACGAG GAGCCTGTTGTACTGACAGACACCAGTTTAGTATATCCAGCTCTAAAATGGGACATACCCTACTTGCAGGAGAATATCGGAAATGGGGACTTCTCTGTTTACATAGCAGAAAATCACAAATTCTTATATTACGACGAGAAGAAAATGGTTAACTTTCAAGACTTTGTGCCTAAATCTCGTCGAATAGAGATGAAGTTTTCTGAGTTTGTGGACAAGATGCATCAAACAGAAGAGCAAGGCGGGAAAGGAAG AGTGTACTTGCAACAGACTCTGAATGATACGGTAGGGCGGAAAATTGTGGTGGATTTCCTTGGATTCAATTGGAACTGGATTAACAAACAGCAAGCTAAACGAAACTGGGGACCGCTGACCTCTAATCTGCTGCTCATAGGCATGGAAG GCAATGTAACACCAGCACACTATGACGAGCAACAGAATTTCTTTGCACaaatcaaaggacataaaagatGCATCCTCTTTCCGCCGGATCAGTTTGACTGCCTCTATCCTTATCCAGTCCATCATCCATGTGACAGACAGAGTCAG GTTGATTTTGAAAATCCTGACTATGACAAGTTTCCTAATTTCAAAAATGCTGTTGGGTATGAGGCTGTCGTGGGACCCGGAGATGTGCTGTACATCCCCATGTATTG GTGGCATCACATTGAGTCCCTTTTAAATGGAGGAGAGACCATCACAGTCAACTTCTGGTACAAG GGGGCTCCCACTCCAAAGAGGATAGAGTATCCTCTGAAAGCCCATCAGAAGGTGGCCATAATGAGGAATATAGAGAAGATGTTGGGAGAGGCCTTGGGGGACCCACATGAG GTCGGTCCGTTGCTGAACATGATGATCAAGGGCAGATATGATCATGGACTGAGTTAA